Part of the Candidatus Hinthialibacter antarcticus genome, AGAGCAAACATCTTTCCATTTGCTCCCCCTCGCCTGAGTTGCAAGAGTTATTTCAGGTCGTCCACTTACAGCAAAGTTTTGAAATATACCCCAGCGAATTCGAAGCGCTCGACGCGCTGATGGATTAATCACATCCAATGACAACGTTGAATCGAACCAATCATATACGCCATCAATTAGGAGCCAGAATGAATACGCCCAGCCGACAAACCATCAATCGCAGCCTCTTCGTATTCGTTCCCGTTTTCATCTTGGTTATCGCTTTCGCGGCTGGATGCGGCAAAAGTGCTCCGACTGTCGCGTATAGCCCCGACGCCGACCCGCTGGTGAATCTTCCCAAATTATTTGAACCAGCGCCGGACGACCTCGCTCTGATTGATACCGATGCGACCTTGTACCTGAATCTTGACGGCGCGCCGCAAAACCTGAATCCGATATTCGGATCGTCGCAATATGAATTTACGGTGTCTGAATTGATTTTTGATCAACCGTTTAACTTTGACCGTTCGATGGAATGGACCACAACGCCGCATTGGGTTGAATCATTCGAAGAAGCCGAAGACCACCTCTCAGCCATCGTTAAAATAAAACCGGGGTTGGCCTGGCAAGACGGCATCCCGATCACCGCCCATGACATCGTCTATTCATGGAAAAGCATCTGCGACGACAAAGTGCCCTGCCCCGCCGTCAAAACGGGAACGACTGATGTCATTGATTGCATCGCCCTCGATGACCTCACGGTGAAATACATTCACAAAGAAGCCGTACCCACGTCAAAATGGAACATCCTGTTCCCCATTATTCCCAAACATTTATACGAAAAAGAGCAGGATAAAAATCCTGACTTGATGACGGGCGACTACTATTCACAACTCAACCGCAACCCCATCGGCAGCGGCCCATACAAACTGGTAGAATGGGCTGCCAACGAGCGTATTGTTCTTGAACGCTGGGAAAACTACCCGGGCCCCAAACCCTACTTCAAGCGCATCGTTTTTCGTCTCATTCAAGACCGCAACGCGCAACTACTCGCATTTGAAAAAGGCGAACTCGACTGCATCCTGCTTTCTCAAGACCAATTCGCCAACCAAACCAACGACGAACGGTTCGACAAACTCGGCGTCAAATTGCTCAAACCCGAATGGTCTTACTACTACATCGGTTGGAACATGGACGGCAAGACCAACCAATTCTTCAATGACAAGCGCGTCCGGCTCGCTATGACCCACGCACTGAACATGCCGTTAATTCTCGAAAAAATTCTTTATAATTTGTCAGATCAGGCGCCCGGCATCTATCACCCCGACGCATGGATGTACAATCCCGAAGTTCAATTGTTTCCATTTGACCTCGCCAAAGCCGGACAATTATTAGATGAAGTGGGTTGGATGAAAGACGAGCAAGACGGTTGGCGCTATAAAACAATCGACGGCCAGCGCATGAAGTTTGAATTCACTCTGTCGATTCCCCAAGGTTCTGCCATCGGCCCGCAGGTCGCCAATTACTATCAACAAGACTTGCGCAGCATCGGCGTCGACATGAACACACGCACCATTGAATGGGCCACCTTCCAACAGATGACCCGCAAACATGAATTTCAATCTCATATCGCCGGTTGGGGAACGGGCACCGACCCTGACACTGGTTGGAACTTGTGGCGCACGGAAGAATACGACGGCGGGCGCAATTATGGCGGCTATTCAAACCCGCGCGTCGACGAACTATTCGCGCAAGGCCGCAAAGAATTTGACGCCGAAAAGCGCAAAGCCATATACCAGGAAATCCATAAACTAATTTATGACGATCAGCCGTATACGTTTATTTTCAACCGCGCCAGTACCTATGCAATCAACAAGCGTATTCGCGGCGTGCAATCCGGCCCGCGCGGCATCTTTAATTTCGACC contains:
- a CDS encoding ABC transporter substrate-binding protein; its protein translation is MNTPSRQTINRSLFVFVPVFILVIAFAAGCGKSAPTVAYSPDADPLVNLPKLFEPAPDDLALIDTDATLYLNLDGAPQNLNPIFGSSQYEFTVSELIFDQPFNFDRSMEWTTTPHWVESFEEAEDHLSAIVKIKPGLAWQDGIPITAHDIVYSWKSICDDKVPCPAVKTGTTDVIDCIALDDLTVKYIHKEAVPTSKWNILFPIIPKHLYEKEQDKNPDLMTGDYYSQLNRNPIGSGPYKLVEWAANERIVLERWENYPGPKPYFKRIVFRLIQDRNAQLLAFEKGELDCILLSQDQFANQTNDERFDKLGVKLLKPEWSYYYIGWNMDGKTNQFFNDKRVRLAMTHALNMPLILEKILYNLSDQAPGIYHPDAWMYNPEVQLFPFDLAKAGQLLDEVGWMKDEQDGWRYKTIDGQRMKFEFTLSIPQGSAIGPQVANYYQQDLRSIGVDMNTRTIEWATFQQMTRKHEFQSHIAGWGTGTDPDTGWNLWRTEEYDGGRNYGGYSNPRVDELFAQGRKEFDAEKRKAIYQEIHKLIYDDQPYTFIFNRASTYAINKRIRGVQSGPRGIFNFDPSIRAWWTPASTNDAAMKP